Below is a window of Bacteroidales bacterium DNA.
ATCTTGTTACACAAAAACTGAAAGGAAGTATTGACTGTATAAACAATGTTAATGATGGAGTATGTTTTTTGATTAAAATACCTGTCAACCATTAAATAAAGGTAAATTCTCAATAAGTTGTGATAGATAGTTAAACCAAACAATAGAACATTTGAACAATGAGTCCACTCCGAAAACAAATAGTACGTCATTGCGAACGTAGTGAAGCAATCTCAATCATCTGACAAACTGTTACTTAACAAGATTGCTTCAGTCGTTCCTCCTTCGCAATGACGATTTTTTTGACTTTTCGGAGTAGGCTCAACAATAGAATTAAGAATAGCGAAGTAAAAATAAACGAATGCAACGAGCTTATTTCCATTTTTGTTAAAAGCATTAATACAGCGTCAAAAAGAAAATAAACTTTTTTATTCTATTGTTCAAAATTGGAATGGACAAGACCTTCCATAGTCCGCAGGACATGGAAGAGTCAAAAAATTACGTTTACTTATTCGGGGTTGACGATATTTTGATTATAGGAATCAGGATTGATTGATGATTATCTATTATCTATTTATTAATGACCAATGACTTGCAACTTGTAACTCGTAATCCGCAACTTGCAACGTATAACATATAACAACAACAATGAACAAGCTACTTATCAAATATCTTATTTTTTTTGTTTTAATACTTATATCATACGCTTCTTTTTCTGATAACCAATCTAATATTGATAGCCTGGAAAAGGTACTTAAAACAGCAACCAAAATAGATAAAGTCAAAGTATTAAATGTTTTAGCAGAAGCATATAAGGATATCTCACCCGAAAAAATTATTGAATATGGTAAACAGGCTTTAATACTATCACAAAAATTAGATTATAAAAATGGAGAAGTACATGCATTAGATAATATTGGGAATGGATATAGCCTTATTAATAATTATGAAAAGGCATTAGAAAATTATTTGAAGTCATTAAAAATTAAAGAAAAAATATTCGATGAAATTGAAATTATTGTTACTCTTGATAATATTGGGGCTGCTTATAAAAATTTAAGTAAATACGATAAGGCATTGGAATATCATCTGAAATCATTAAAAATTAAGGAAAATATTTGTGATGAGCAGGGAGTTTCAAATTCTTTTAAGGGCATTGGGGTTATTTATTACAAATTAAATAATTTCGAAAAAGCTATTGAATATTATCTCAAATCATTGAAAATAAGTGAAAAAATTGGAAACAAAAAAAATATTTCCTCTATTTTAAATAATATTGGAGTTAGCTACGAAAGTTCAGGCAATTATGATAAGGGGTTGGAATACCATCTGAAATCATTGAAAATAAAAGAAGAAATTGATGATAAAATAGGAATAGCATACTCATTAAACAATATTGGGGCTATTTGCTGGTATTCAGCAAATTATGATAAAGCATTGGAATATTATCTGAAATCGTTGAAAATAAAAGAAGAAATTGGGAATAAAAAGGATATTTCTATTTCCTTATTTAATATTGGAGAAACTTATTTAATAATACAAAATTACGATAAAGCATTTTTATATCTTGAAAAAGCTCTAAAGTTAGCTAAAGAAACTAAAACAAAACTCTTAATACAAACTATTTATAAAACTATTTCAGAATATTACTCCTCAAAAAACGTTTTCCAGAAAGCTCTTAAATATCATATATTATATACTGAAATGAAGGATAGTATTTATACCGAAAAAAGCAGTAAACAAATTGCTGAAATGCAAACTAAATATGATACCGAAAAAAAAGAAAAGGAAATTGAATTATTAAATAAAGAAAAGAAAATACAAAACAGCGAACTTGAAAGGCAAAGAATAATAGTATTCTCTGTAATTTGTTTTTCTATTTTAATTCTAATACTTGTATTTGTTATATATAACCGGTTCCGTTTAAAAAAGAAAGCTAACATATTATTATCTGAACAAAATGAAGAGATTTATAAACAAA
It encodes the following:
- a CDS encoding tetratricopeptide repeat protein; protein product: MNKLLIKYLIFFVLILISYASFSDNQSNIDSLEKVLKTATKIDKVKVLNVLAEAYKDISPEKIIEYGKQALILSQKLDYKNGEVHALDNIGNGYSLINNYEKALENYLKSLKIKEKIFDEIEIIVTLDNIGAAYKNLSKYDKALEYHLKSLKIKENICDEQGVSNSFKGIGVIYYKLNNFEKAIEYYLKSLKISEKIGNKKNISSILNNIGVSYESSGNYDKGLEYHLKSLKIKEEIDDKIGIAYSLNNIGAICWYSANYDKALEYYLKSLKIKEEIGNKKDISISLFNIGETYLIIQNYDKAFLYLEKALKLAKETKTKLLIQTIYKTISEYYSSKNVFQKALKYHILYTEMKDSIYTEKSSKQIAEMQTKYDTEKKEKEIELLNKEKKIQNSELERQRIIVFSVICFSILILILVFVIYNRFRLKKKANILLSEQNEEIYKQKEEITIQHNKIKKAYQNIKLLSEIGKQITVNLSVEKIIETVYENVNSLMDASAFGIGIYNKAKNRIEFPIFMEKGEKFPFSYDSINETELPSVKCFVNKKEIIINSLEEYKKHTKITAKIGKLPESLIYLPLTVKDNKIGVITVQSFQKNAYTNYHLNILQNIAVYTSIALENAMSYKQIENQKEEIHEKNEELEQQKEELQITLENLKQTQKQLVESEKMASLGNLVAGIAHEINTPLGVGLAASSSLLS